Proteins encoded within one genomic window of Eublepharis macularius isolate TG4126 chromosome 10, MPM_Emac_v1.0, whole genome shotgun sequence:
- the LOC129336535 gene encoding alcohol dehydrogenase 1A — MSTAGKVIKCKAAICWEIKKPLVIEQIEVAPPKAHEVRIKIVATGICRSDDHVISGAFTMPLPMVLGHEAAGVVESVGEGVTCVKPGDHVIPLFVPQCGNCSSCRSTRGNLCSQNDLSEPRGLMPDGTSRFTCKGKNLHHFISTSTFTEYTVVHETSVVKIDAAAPLEKVCLIGCGFSTGYGSAVQTAQVERGSTCAVFGLGGVGLSAVMGCKAAGASRIIGVDINKNKFAKAKEMGATECVNPLDYKKPINEVLFDLTGGEGVDYSFEVIGRTDTMTAALASCHMNYGTSVIVGVPPSASEISFHPMLLFTGRTWKGSVFGGWKSKDAVPKLVSDFMGKKFVLDPLITHTLPFEKINEGFELLRSGKSIRTVLTF, encoded by the exons ATGAGTACCGCAGGCAAA GTCATaaaatgcaaagcagccatttgttgGGAGATTAAGAAACCTCTAGTCATTGAGCAAATCGAAGTAGCTCCCCCAAAGGCTCATGAAGTTCGTATTAAG ATTGTGGCCACAGGGATCTGTCGCTCCGATGACCATGTGATCAGTGGTGCATTTACTATGCCTCTTCCAATGGTTTTGGGCCACGAAGCAGCTGGAGTTGTGGAGAGCGTGGGAGAGGGAGTAACTTGCGTGAAACCAG GAGACCATGTTATCCCTCTCTTTGTCCCACAGTGTGGAAACTGCAGTTCTTGCCGAAGTACTAGAGGCAACCTTTGTTCTCAGAATGA CCTTAGTGAACCACGTGGATTAATGCCCGATGGCACCAGCAGGTTTACTTGCAAAGGAAAGAACCTGCACCATTTCATTAGCACCAGCACCTTCACAGAATACACAGTGGTGCACGAGACTTCAGTGGTCAAAATCGATGCTGCTGCTCCTTTGGAAAAAGTGTGTCTGATTGGCTGTGGATTTTCCACTGGTTATGGATCCGCTGTTCAGACAGCACAG GTGGAACGTGGTTCTACTTGTGCTGTCTTTGGCTTGGGAGGAGTTGGTCTCTCGGCTGTCATGGGCTGCAAGGCTGCAGGAGCTTCCCGGATTATTGGAGTTGacatcaataaaaataaatttgccAAAGCTAAAGAGATGGGAGCCACTGAATGTGTCAACCCTTTGGATTACAAGAAGCCCATCAATGAAGTATTGTTTGATTTGACTGGTGGTGAAGGTGTAGATTATTCATTTGAAGTGATTGGACGCACAGATACCATG ACTGCTGCGTTGGCTTCCTGTCACATGAACTATGGAACCAGCGTAATTGTGGGGGTTCCTCCGTCAGCATCTGAGATCTCTTTTCACCCAATGCTTCTTTTCACTGGCCGTACCTGGAAAGGATCTGTTTTTGGAG GCTGGAAGAGTAAAGATGCTGTCCCTAAACTAGTTTCTGATTTCATGGGGAAGAAGTTTGTTCTGGATCCATTAATAACTCACACTTTACCTTTTGAGAAAATCAATGAGGGATTTGAACTGCTCCGGTCTGGAAAGAG CATCCGCACTGTCTTGACATTTTAA